The following are encoded together in the Pleurocapsa sp. FMAR1 genome:
- a CDS encoding rhomboid family intramembrane serine protease, with product MIPINDENPTYSTPIVVYALIAINVIVFLYEMSLGSGLDGFFQLYAVIPQQLSASFNGTPPDQPVPELATLITSQFLHGGLLHIAGNMLFLWTFGDNIEHDLGHFKFLFFYLLCGVLAGLTHWFFGMQSIAPTVGASGAIAGVMGAYLVKYPKAKIVTFLPLFIIWTTVRIPAVFFLGFWFVQQAISSVASLGIQEASGVAYWAHAGGFIFGAILGPLLGLMSDRR from the coding sequence ATGATTCCAATTAATGATGAGAATCCTACCTACAGCACCCCAATCGTAGTTTATGCCTTGATAGCTATCAATGTCATAGTTTTTCTCTATGAAATGTCTTTAGGTTCAGGTTTAGACGGCTTTTTTCAGCTTTATGCTGTCATTCCCCAGCAGTTGAGTGCTAGCTTTAATGGCACACCCCCCGATCAACCTGTACCAGAACTAGCTACCCTAATAACCTCCCAGTTTTTGCATGGAGGTTTGCTGCACATTGCGGGAAATATGCTGTTTTTATGGACATTTGGCGATAATATCGAACACGATCTCGGACACTTTAAATTTCTTTTCTTTTATTTACTTTGTGGTGTTTTAGCGGGGTTGACTCATTGGTTTTTTGGGATGCAGTCTATTGCTCCTACCGTTGGTGCAAGCGGTGCGATCGCTGGAGTTATGGGAGCGTATCTGGTTAAATACCCCAAGGCAAAAATTGTAACTTTTCTGCCTTTATTTATTATTTGGACTACTGTACGCATCCCTGCTGTTTTTTTCCTAGGGTTTTGGTTTGTACAACAGGCAATTAGTAGCGTTGCTTCTCTGGGGATACAAGAGGCTTCTGGAGTAGCATATTGGGCGCACGCGGGGGGCTTTATTTTTGGAGCTATTTTGGGTCCTTTGTTAGGCTTAATGAGCGATCGCCGTTAG
- a CDS encoding DUF751 family protein — protein sequence MQDFFQNVSRYPRYLISVSLGIFWFFFQQLKPFLKNPVTAIALVGFLVGTFSLLYLTLEAMLGIS from the coding sequence ATGCAAGATTTCTTTCAAAACGTTTCTCGCTATCCCCGCTACTTGATCAGCGTTAGCCTAGGAATTTTTTGGTTTTTCTTTCAGCAATTAAAGCCTTTTCTGAAAAACCCTGTAACCGCGATCGCTCTAGTCGGTTTTTTGGTAGGTACTTTCTCTCTGCTATATCTAACTTTAGAAGCTATGTTAGGGATTAGTTAA
- a CDS encoding DUF3685 domain-containing protein, with protein MTPDKIKLFIVDRDSIFRLGLRTAIAQYPNFAIVGEGDMSNDTWRELTQGLVLNVLVVGSGFHDSTLETSSLEFCQQVRQLYPRLPLFLLTTNFTPKRLAKIKSLGINGYCDRSSSINTIIEGLHTVAYGNTYWQNNPKTRPKLWQTALSRFSQSGRIELEETLREIDERLSNPNLSDWDRVFLIGRKRELLTARWLSNRLVAEEIVLSEIPDEANEGKLVLSTPTELTPLPVFADSANKTIFERVAIDIQLGLSNRTNIPLEIDILQPEIQKSLCHLILKRIGDTVTQIPIANILEQNYLDYLQDVWSWSIEAFFTQYYGQLTLEEEQQLSNLIEQEFTTVEQNIFNYIYGIPELFAYLVGEPGLTIDNVIYQSDAAESIAHIEFLLHNLVIHLANGVMQVMLNNFYDLENFKYQLYKLEYKSDRQLARFRNQLSWKYRQEKYFEHPQNIFESRHRLFILSNGIRTLFLYAPRKIELEQLSGVPWLTTIVIEIRDAIAPLARKFISLTGSGVVFVLTQVIGKGLGLIGKGIIQGIGSTLKDVNRRK; from the coding sequence ATGACCCCAGACAAGATTAAACTGTTTATTGTCGATCGCGATTCCATATTTCGCCTGGGTTTACGTACTGCCATCGCCCAATATCCCAATTTTGCCATTGTGGGCGAAGGAGACATGAGTAATGATACCTGGCGGGAATTGACTCAAGGCTTGGTGCTTAATGTCTTAGTTGTGGGTAGTGGTTTCCATGACTCCACTTTAGAAACCTCTAGTCTAGAATTTTGTCAACAGGTAAGACAGCTATATCCTCGCTTACCTTTGTTTCTTCTAACTACTAATTTTACCCCGAAAAGGCTGGCAAAGATTAAGTCTTTGGGTATCAATGGTTACTGCGATCGCAGTTCTAGCATTAATACTATTATTGAGGGATTACATACCGTTGCCTATGGCAATACTTATTGGCAAAATAACCCAAAAACTCGCCCTAAACTCTGGCAAACTGCTTTATCTCGCTTTAGTCAGTCTGGCAGAATAGAACTAGAAGAAACTCTGAGAGAGATTGACGAGCGCTTAAGCAATCCTAATTTATCAGACTGGGATAGAGTATTTTTAATTGGTCGTAAACGAGAATTATTAACGGCTCGTTGGCTATCTAATCGTTTAGTGGCAGAGGAAATTGTCTTAAGCGAAATCCCCGATGAAGCAAATGAGGGGAAGCTAGTTCTTTCTACCCCTACGGAGTTGACTCCTCTGCCTGTTTTTGCAGATTCTGCTAACAAAACAATTTTTGAGCGAGTTGCGATCGATATCCAGCTAGGCTTAAGCAATCGAACCAATATACCTTTAGAAATTGATATTCTTCAGCCAGAGATTCAAAAGAGTTTATGTCATTTAATTTTAAAGCGTATCGGCGATACAGTTACCCAAATTCCTATTGCTAATATTTTAGAGCAGAATTATCTAGATTATTTACAAGACGTTTGGTCATGGAGTATAGAAGCTTTTTTTACGCAATATTATGGTCAATTAACTCTAGAAGAAGAACAGCAGTTAAGTAATTTAATTGAGCAAGAATTTACGACAGTTGAGCAAAATATTTTTAACTATATCTATGGTATCCCAGAGCTTTTTGCCTATCTAGTTGGTGAACCAGGGTTAACTATCGATAATGTAATTTATCAGTCTGATGCTGCTGAATCGATCGCACACATTGAATTTTTACTGCACAATTTGGTTATTCACTTGGCTAACGGTGTCATGCAGGTAATGCTAAATAATTTTTATGACCTAGAAAACTTTAAATATCAACTGTATAAATTAGAGTATAAAAGCGATCGCCAGTTAGCTCGCTTTCGCAATCAATTATCTTGGAAATATCGCCAGGAAAAGTATTTTGAACATCCGCAAAACATTTTTGAAAGTCGCCATCGCCTCTTTATTCTAAGTAATGGTATCAGAACTTTGTTTCTTTATGCTCCCCGCAAAATTGAATTAGAACAATTATCGGGAGTCCCTTGGTTGACCACCATTGTCATTGAAATTCGTGATGCGATCGCTCCTTTAGCCAGAAAATTTATCTCTCTGACTGGTAGTGGCGTAGTTTTTGTTTTAACTCAGGTGATTGGCAAAGGATTAGGATTAATTGGTAAAGGCATAATTCAAGGAATTGGCAGCACTCTTAAAGACGTTAATCGCCGCAAGTAA
- a CDS encoding tetratricopeptide repeat protein: MSESLSDRYFALIDQIVELTLQGKISSFERVYKILLEKVDAGTGEILERCLNQRIEATKAQLDTKLKAARVLRALQTIEKQWLRWQSENQVSAEINETAQDILAADPDDYFLATVDAIDPNLDRALSIDQLHKLAASLKAAADGQENAEIAQSWQQLATGITSGLKSFTALEGDLVSWMYGSASSFAGFGSEKPNPWRIWAQKVPSPLPKQLFQTLAQQQSAIAFARVANNLELQAWVELAILLQYLQRGLVTWFDQQPYNSKFGKELSNSTFLTFASIWCELWQVFIDSKPALADGCFLAMLQILRTFAQRPDFPLYSGVFASFSGDYLQDTLDYFDEPLKQVEGTEEKARILTLLGYSQRTIGAYDKAVDFHQEALEIAIEADDYACEIANLNHLSRTSVNLKKYSEAINYSQRALIAARQVGDKLGEANASVNLGYAQVFAARQLDNMAPEGYSEAIRYLEQGVELAKKQGDLQSQSFGCSSLGIAYVILEQPTAAIASLTKGAELAQYSRDVYLQGLSFSYLAEAHYSIENIPTAIAFGSLGMYLLNQINSVEWRQVAGLISIIQGQLGESDFTAILGQQRAQIIGLIGVDGYDYLPKLLTEYKQN; this comes from the coding sequence GTGTCTGAATCACTAAGCGATCGCTATTTTGCCCTCATCGACCAAATCGTTGAACTTACTCTCCAGGGAAAAATTAGCTCCTTTGAGCGAGTTTATAAAATCTTGCTGGAAAAAGTAGACGCTGGTACAGGAGAAATATTAGAACGCTGTCTTAATCAACGCATTGAGGCGACTAAGGCGCAATTAGACACTAAACTTAAAGCAGCACGGGTACTAAGAGCATTACAAACCATTGAAAAGCAGTGGTTGCGTTGGCAATCAGAGAATCAAGTTAGTGCCGAAATCAACGAGACGGCACAAGATATTTTAGCTGCCGATCCTGACGATTACTTTTTAGCCACGGTGGATGCGATCGATCCCAATCTAGATCGAGCTTTAAGCATCGATCAGCTACATAAATTAGCCGCCAGTTTAAAAGCTGCTGCTGATGGGCAGGAGAATGCCGAAATAGCTCAGTCATGGCAGCAGCTAGCTACAGGTATTACGAGCGGTTTAAAATCTTTTACCGCTTTGGAAGGAGATTTAGTTAGCTGGATGTATGGTTCGGCAAGTAGCTTTGCGGGATTTGGCAGCGAAAAACCAAATCCTTGGCGTATTTGGGCGCAAAAAGTCCCTAGTCCTTTACCCAAGCAGCTATTTCAAACCCTAGCACAACAACAGTCGGCGATCGCTTTTGCCAGGGTTGCCAATAATTTAGAACTGCAAGCCTGGGTAGAATTGGCAATTTTATTGCAGTATCTCCAGCGAGGTTTAGTAACCTGGTTCGATCAGCAGCCTTATAATTCTAAGTTTGGTAAGGAGTTATCCAACAGCACTTTTCTGACTTTTGCCTCTATTTGGTGTGAACTGTGGCAGGTATTTATCGATAGCAAGCCTGCCTTAGCCGATGGCTGCTTTTTGGCAATGCTGCAAATTTTGCGTACTTTTGCCCAACGCCCAGACTTCCCTCTTTATAGCGGGGTGTTTGCTTCCTTTTCTGGGGACTATTTACAAGATACTTTAGATTATTTTGACGAACCCCTTAAGCAGGTGGAGGGAACAGAAGAAAAAGCGCGTATTTTAACCTTACTGGGCTATTCTCAACGCACAATTGGCGCATACGATAAGGCCGTCGATTTTCATCAAGAAGCCTTAGAGATTGCCATTGAAGCGGATGATTATGCCTGTGAAATAGCTAATCTCAATCATCTTAGCCGTACCAGCGTTAACTTAAAAAAATATAGTGAGGCGATTAACTATAGCCAAAGAGCTTTAATTGCAGCCAGACAGGTAGGCGATAAGCTGGGAGAAGCCAACGCTTCGGTTAACCTAGGCTATGCCCAGGTGTTTGCAGCCCGACAGTTGGATAATATGGCACCTGAAGGCTATAGCGAAGCCATTCGTTATTTAGAGCAAGGAGTGGAATTAGCCAAAAAACAGGGTGATTTACAGAGTCAATCCTTTGGCTGTAGTAGTTTAGGTATTGCCTACGTAATTTTAGAACAGCCAACAGCAGCGATCGCATCTTTGACCAAAGGAGCAGAATTAGCTCAGTATTCTAGGGATGTCTATCTTCAAGGATTAAGCTTTTCTTATCTGGCAGAGGCACACTACAGCATTGAAAATATCCCTACCGCGATCGCCTTTGGCAGTCTGGGAATGTATTTACTAAATCAAATCAACTCGGTAGAGTGGCGACAGGTGGCAGGTTTGATCTCAATCATTCAAGGACAATTGGGCGAGTCAGACTTTACGGCTATTCTGGGGCAACAGCGAGCGCAAATTATTGGCTTGATTGGCGTAGACGGCTATGATTATCTGCCCAAATTGTTGACAGAATATAAGCAAAATTAA
- a CDS encoding TMEM165/GDT1 family protein, giving the protein MDWQLIGISFVTVFLAEIGDKSQLAAIALGGSSNNPRAVFVGSTIALILASFLGVLAGGAVAQFLPEKLLKSLAAIGFATMALRILWINEDS; this is encoded by the coding sequence ATGGATTGGCAACTAATTGGAATCAGCTTTGTTACAGTATTTCTGGCGGAAATTGGTGATAAAAGCCAGCTTGCTGCGATCGCTCTTGGTGGAAGTTCAAATAACCCCCGCGCCGTATTTGTTGGTTCAACTATCGCCCTGATCTTAGCCAGTTTTTTGGGCGTTTTGGCTGGTGGTGCGGTAGCGCAATTTTTACCCGAAAAGCTTTTGAAATCTCTGGCTGCAATCGGCTTTGCAACTATGGCGTTGAGAATACTTTGGATAAATGAAGATAGCTAA
- a CDS encoding TMEM165/GDT1 family protein, with product MDSDRQSLETITKVPTSQQQKQNNFWVVFSSTFITIFLAEMGDKTQLVTLLMSAESQAPWVVFTGAALALIATSLIGVSVGYWLSKKLTPETLDFSVAILLLIITAWLIGDVLNL from the coding sequence ATGGATAGCGATCGCCAATCTTTAGAAACAATTACCAAAGTACCAACATCACAGCAGCAAAAACAAAATAACTTTTGGGTAGTTTTTAGCTCTACTTTTATCACTATTTTTCTAGCAGAAATGGGTGATAAAACGCAACTAGTTACCCTCTTGATGAGTGCTGAATCTCAAGCACCCTGGGTTGTTTTTACTGGTGCGGCTTTAGCTTTGATTGCGACTAGTTTGATTGGGGTTTCGGTTGGTTATTGGCTATCGAAAAAACTAACTCCCGAAACCCTTGATTTTTCTGTAGCTATCTTATTGCTGATCATTACCGCCTGGTTAATTGGCGATGTACTTAATCTGTAG
- a CDS encoding serine hydrolase has protein sequence MPFFRQDEQLAKVAQNILQNARAKFPDLTRDKIALTWIVYEDPVIVNTGGALSAAEFWQYEVKGYSYRGVERIYPASIVKLFYLVAIQEWFQGGMVAESLELDRAIRDMIILSSNDATNLIVDVLTGTTSGPELSSQPFVTWQQQRNIVNRYFKSLGWSELESINVNQKTWCDGAYGRERAFLGELMENRNMLTTDAVTRLLHSIIGGVAVSRERSQKMMQLLKRSLNPAEFVDNDGENQITGFLGEGLPSNAQIWSKGGWMSRVRHDTAYIEIPNLSPYLLTVFTEGKDNAQNKNILPFISQSIVKAVSS, from the coding sequence ATGCCTTTTTTCCGCCAAGATGAACAGCTAGCTAAAGTTGCTCAAAATATTCTGCAAAACGCTAGAGCCAAATTTCCTGACTTAACTAGAGATAAAATTGCTCTGACCTGGATTGTATATGAAGATCCTGTCATTGTTAATACAGGAGGCGCATTATCTGCTGCGGAATTTTGGCAATATGAAGTAAAAGGCTATAGCTATCGCGGAGTAGAAAGAATTTATCCTGCGAGTATAGTTAAGCTCTTTTATCTGGTAGCTATACAAGAATGGTTTCAAGGGGGAATGGTAGCGGAGTCTTTAGAATTAGATCGAGCTATACGAGATATGATTATCCTTTCGAGTAATGATGCGACTAATTTAATTGTCGATGTCTTAACAGGTACGACTAGTGGTCCAGAATTATCATCGCAACCGTTTGTAACTTGGCAACAGCAACGCAACATAGTTAATCGCTATTTTAAATCTTTAGGTTGGTCAGAATTAGAGAGTATTAACGTCAATCAAAAGACTTGGTGTGATGGTGCTTACGGTAGAGAAAGAGCATTCTTGGGAGAATTGATGGAAAACCGTAATATGCTGACTACAGATGCAGTAACTAGATTACTACACAGCATTATTGGTGGAGTTGCAGTATCTAGAGAGCGATCGCAAAAAATGATGCAGCTACTAAAGCGTAGTCTCAATCCCGCAGAATTTGTTGACAATGATGGCGAAAATCAAATTACAGGATTTCTGGGGGAAGGTTTACCCAGCAATGCTCAAATATGGTCTAAGGGTGGTTGGATGAGTCGAGTACGCCACGATACGGCATATATTGAGATTCCCAACTTATCTCCTTATTTATTAACTGTTTTTACCGAAGGCAAAGACAATGCCCAGAATAAAAATATTTTACCGTTTATTTCTCAATCTATTGTCAAAGCAGTTAGCAGTTAA
- a CDS encoding GTPase gives MSYSSTVGSKQLDLGFLLLVHLVCADQQIHSEEIKYLNELSDRANISQQTKDEMDKILTQDSHHLTIDYIAKQVSVGQQSEVMRQILAIAYADGYFAPSEREMLNRLADIWNWSNTEIDRITTEAESSSNQVRSSNDRDQAKLSFAAKLFKNEKKSALSRAVIDMASKVAPEAIGKKVECLERKILLSGHEYDEAIQQCSKIAQEDYQYAELAFNKTEATLKTLIFSLGEVMLRIEDKNTKATTAKEVAKQLDESRKHLDTQILGELNQVKESHQAKQRALSYFTIAFMGRTKAGKSTLHSIITQEGWESIGVGKQRTTRFNRIYEWKNIRIIDTPGIGAADAGGRGDEEIAKSIVDEADVICYVVTNDSIQETEFKFLEQLKGKTKPLIILLNLKYNLRDSKRLQHFLQNPHKLFAKDGKSGIDGHINRIRRYASEHYANDYFDIVPVMLLAAQLSSEPEHQQNKDKLYKASRIQDFLDSIRESLIKHGTIRRSQTFLGSTVGAIQQPDKWISEQKQAYQKFGSTLKSKQGNIRGDIRKSQRDSFEYLEQQIKAAFQDVVNAIPKFAENHWKAEEQELNRAWKQNIVDMNLEKRLQLSNEEAVEKFNQEIKESLEEIGKELQLISKLNVDRFDLNGHDSFDDKKLFKIGGGIIAAIGVGLALFPPLAGIGIAIGIFGTGLNLISNWFTSKAEKRRKAVENISQSLRKQIDQQKQSVIKQATKNFEKYSSNVSTSINSYFDELTEGLDDISNRLQKAQNSLDATVNYLNCGYAKRIIDWSMDQYEPLTVENVKKVIAKVNRHFGQNITIQTKAEIELKKSLSEMKQVIQEDISIKPY, from the coding sequence ATGTCTTACTCCTCTACAGTTGGTTCAAAGCAATTAGATTTAGGATTTTTATTACTGGTTCATCTTGTCTGTGCAGATCAGCAAATTCATTCTGAAGAGATTAAATATTTAAATGAATTGAGCGATCGCGCCAACATCTCACAACAAACTAAAGATGAGATGGATAAGATTTTGACACAGGATAGCCATCATCTCACGATTGATTATATTGCAAAGCAAGTTTCTGTGGGACAGCAATCGGAGGTAATGCGACAAATCTTAGCAATTGCCTACGCGGATGGTTATTTTGCACCATCAGAAAGAGAAATGCTAAATCGCCTTGCTGATATATGGAACTGGTCGAATACAGAAATAGATCGCATTACTACAGAAGCAGAAAGCTCAAGCAATCAAGTTCGGAGTAGTAATGATCGCGATCAAGCCAAATTATCTTTTGCTGCCAAATTATTTAAAAATGAAAAAAAATCCGCTTTGTCTCGTGCCGTAATCGACATGGCTAGTAAAGTTGCGCCCGAAGCAATTGGCAAAAAAGTTGAATGCTTAGAACGAAAGATTTTATTATCTGGACATGAATATGACGAAGCAATTCAACAGTGTTCTAAGATTGCTCAAGAAGATTATCAATATGCAGAATTAGCTTTTAATAAAACAGAAGCAACTCTTAAAACATTAATTTTCAGCCTGGGGGAAGTAATGTTAAGAATTGAGGATAAAAATACTAAAGCTACCACAGCTAAAGAAGTTGCCAAACAGCTAGACGAGAGTAGAAAACATCTTGATACACAAATTCTTGGAGAATTAAACCAAGTTAAAGAGTCTCATCAAGCAAAACAAAGAGCATTGAGCTATTTTACCATTGCTTTTATGGGAAGAACTAAGGCAGGTAAAAGTACTTTGCATTCCATTATTACCCAAGAAGGTTGGGAATCGATTGGAGTAGGAAAACAGCGCACTACTCGCTTTAATCGTATTTACGAATGGAAAAATATTCGGATTATTGATACTCCTGGTATTGGCGCTGCGGATGCTGGTGGGAGAGGCGATGAAGAAATCGCCAAAAGTATCGTTGATGAAGCGGATGTTATTTGTTATGTCGTTACCAATGACAGTATTCAAGAGACAGAGTTTAAGTTTTTAGAACAGTTAAAAGGGAAAACAAAACCATTAATTATTCTGCTCAATCTTAAATATAATCTTCGCGACTCCAAACGCTTGCAACACTTTCTTCAAAATCCCCACAAGCTATTTGCCAAAGATGGTAAAAGTGGTATTGACGGACATATAAATCGTATTCGTCGTTATGCTAGCGAGCATTATGCAAATGACTACTTTGATATCGTTCCTGTAATGCTTTTGGCTGCACAGCTATCGAGTGAACCAGAACATCAACAAAACAAAGACAAACTCTACAAAGCTAGTCGAATACAAGACTTTCTTGATTCAATTCGCGAATCTTTAATTAAGCATGGAACAATCAGGCGATCGCAAACTTTTTTAGGCTCTACTGTCGGCGCAATCCAGCAACCCGATAAATGGATAAGCGAACAAAAACAGGCTTATCAAAAATTTGGTAGTACTTTGAAATCTAAGCAAGGAAATATACGTGGGGATATTAGAAAATCTCAAAGAGATAGTTTTGAATATTTAGAGCAACAAATTAAGGCTGCTTTTCAAGATGTTGTGAATGCCATTCCTAAATTTGCAGAAAATCATTGGAAGGCTGAAGAGCAAGAATTAAATCGAGCCTGGAAACAAAACATTGTAGATATGAATCTTGAAAAGCGTCTTCAATTATCTAATGAAGAAGCCGTCGAGAAATTTAATCAGGAAATTAAAGAATCGTTAGAAGAAATTGGTAAAGAATTACAGCTAATTTCCAAGCTTAATGTTGACAGGTTTGACTTAAATGGTCACGATTCATTTGACGATAAAAAGCTGTTTAAAATTGGCGGTGGCATTATAGCTGCGATAGGAGTAGGTTTGGCTCTTTTTCCTCCTCTTGCTGGTATCGGTATTGCAATAGGTATTTTTGGTACTGGATTAAATCTAATTTCTAATTGGTTTACATCGAAAGCAGAAAAACGTCGTAAAGCTGTAGAAAATATTTCTCAATCTCTTCGCAAACAGATTGACCAACAAAAACAATCTGTTATCAAGCAAGCTACTAAAAACTTTGAAAAATACTCTTCTAATGTATCCACAAGTATCAACAGTTATTTTGATGAATTGACTGAAGGTTTGGATGATATCTCAAATCGATTACAAAAAGCTCAAAATAGTTTGGATGCAACGGTTAACTATCTTAACTGTGGATATGCCAAGCGCATAATTGATTGGTCAATGGATCAATACGAACCATTAACTGTTGAAAATGTAAAGAAAGTTATTGCTAAAGTTAATCGCCATTTTGGGCAAAATATAACTATTCAGACTAAAGCTGAAATTGAGCTTAAAAAATCTTTGTCAGAAATGAAACAAGTAATTCAAGAAGATATCTCAATCAAGCCTTACTAA
- a CDS encoding GTPase translates to MMMNQNNQQFNAAAITEKFNCACKNLNCFLSEKSNENFNQIKTKLDRDLQNYKQEGLISVAFIGQYSAGKSTIISALTGKRDIKIDADIATDKTASYNWNDIKIVDTPGLFTDREDHDAITYEAIDKADLLVFSLTYMLFDSVTVENFKKLAYEKGYAWKMMLVVNKMSDEAGEEAEKIINYRHSLAEALKPYSLDDFPVCFIDAKDYCDGADENDEFLCEISRFETFIQELNQFVERRGSLAKLDTPVRIALSAVNDVQAELARNSGGDSTFFEILNQLSRQVKNERNRVKIKIQSIALRLSAAIAQEGVELASYVGKISSESEWEYKQKTVNLEIEKQYEKAGREIQLVFDEAVNDIREEVEKVLQGNLAQAYIAYIEKSLDASVNHIYEGINIDALKNQFTGLNDIANNIGTNILENASRSFLNTAGKTGFLRGMDVAGSGLHQTVLGVGKFVGFKFKPWQAVGIAKNIGNFAKCFGPIFAFGALALDVADVAKERKQEQDMADARRQITSQFQKLAKDLEHQVEIQFYEFDKQVYGEIEQQIADARKQNEDAIASSNTWMKELLEVRKAFNEILAKISSFSGEDNK, encoded by the coding sequence ATGATGATGAATCAAAATAATCAACAATTTAATGCTGCTGCTATTACCGAAAAATTTAATTGTGCTTGCAAAAACCTAAATTGTTTTCTATCAGAAAAATCAAATGAAAATTTCAATCAAATTAAAACCAAATTAGATCGAGATTTACAGAATTATAAACAAGAAGGTTTGATTAGTGTGGCATTTATTGGGCAATATAGCGCGGGTAAATCAACGATTATTTCTGCACTTACGGGAAAAAGAGATATTAAGATTGATGCAGACATTGCCACAGACAAAACCGCTAGCTATAACTGGAATGATATTAAGATCGTTGATACTCCTGGCTTGTTTACAGATCGCGAAGATCACGATGCTATTACCTATGAAGCGATCGATAAAGCTGACTTACTGGTTTTCTCCCTGACTTATATGCTATTTGATTCGGTGACAGTAGAGAATTTTAAAAAGCTAGCCTACGAAAAAGGCTATGCCTGGAAAATGATGCTGGTAGTTAACAAAATGTCTGATGAAGCAGGGGAAGAAGCAGAAAAAATAATTAACTATCGCCATAGTTTAGCTGAAGCACTAAAACCATATTCCCTTGATGATTTTCCTGTATGTTTTATCGATGCCAAAGATTATTGCGACGGTGCGGATGAAAATGATGAATTTCTATGTGAAATTAGTCGCTTTGAGACTTTTATTCAAGAACTAAATCAATTTGTCGAACGTCGCGGTTCACTGGCAAAATTAGATACTCCCGTTCGTATTGCCTTAAGCGCAGTTAATGATGTACAAGCCGAACTTGCACGTAATTCTGGAGGAGATTCAACCTTTTTTGAAATTCTCAATCAGTTGTCACGTCAGGTAAAAAATGAACGCAACCGTGTCAAGATTAAAATTCAAAGTATTGCTTTGAGATTATCTGCTGCGATCGCTCAAGAAGGAGTAGAATTAGCTAGCTATGTTGGCAAAATTAGCAGTGAAAGCGAATGGGAATACAAGCAAAAAACTGTCAATCTAGAAATAGAAAAACAGTATGAGAAAGCTGGGCGAGAAATACAACTTGTCTTTGATGAAGCAGTTAATGATATTAGAGAAGAAGTAGAAAAAGTATTGCAAGGAAATTTAGCTCAAGCTTATATTGCTTATATAGAGAAATCTTTAGATGCTTCTGTAAATCATATTTATGAAGGAATTAATATTGACGCATTAAAAAACCAATTTACTGGATTAAATGATATTGCTAACAATATAGGTACTAATATTTTAGAAAATGCTAGTAGAAGCTTTTTAAACACTGCTGGCAAAACTGGCTTTTTACGAGGTATGGATGTCGCTGGTAGTGGCTTGCATCAAACAGTATTAGGTGTGGGTAAATTTGTAGGATTTAAATTTAAACCCTGGCAAGCTGTGGGAATAGCTAAAAATATTGGCAACTTTGCTAAATGTTTTGGACCGATTTTTGCGTTTGGTGCTTTGGCTTTAGATGTGGCTGATGTGGCTAAAGAAAGAAAACAAGAACAAGATATGGCTGATGCCCGTCGGCAAATTACCAGCCAGTTTCAAAAACTAGCTAAAGATTTAGAACATCAGGTAGAAATTCAATTTTATGAATTTGACAAACAGGTTTATGGCGAAATAGAACAACAAATTGCCGATGCTAGAAAACAAAACGAAGATGCGATCGCGTCATCAAATACATGGATGAAAGAACTATTAGAAGTTCGTAAAGCTTTTAACGAAATATTGGCAAAAATTAGCTCTTTTAGCGGTGAGGACAACAAATAA